One region of Corvus moneduloides isolate bCorMon1 chromosome 1, bCorMon1.pri, whole genome shotgun sequence genomic DNA includes:
- the KCNQ3 gene encoding potassium voltage-gated channel subfamily KQT member 3 isoform X4, with product MKTTSNLFLIVLGCLILAVLTTFKEYETVSGDWLLLLETFAIFIFGAEFALRIWAAGCCCRYKGWRGRLKFARKPLCMLDIFVLIASVPVVAVGNQGNVLATSLRSLRFLQILRMLRMDRRGGTWKLLGSAICAHSKELITAWYIGFLTLILSSFLVYLVEKDVPEKDANGVEMKEEFETYADALWWGLITLATIGYGDKTPKTWEGRLIAATFSLIGVSFFALPAGILGSGLALKVQEQHRQKHFEKRRKPAAELIQAAWRYYATNPNRIDLVATWRFYESIVSFPFFRKEQLDGTASNVMFSRESFFGSSLTRKLSQKLGLLDRVRGTNTKGKLFTPLNVDAIEESPSKEPKNVVLNNKERFRTAFRMKAYAFWQSSEDAGTGEPMAEDRGDSSDFPMEDMIPTFKTAIRAVRILQFRLYKKKFKETLRPYDVKDVIEQYSAGHLDMLSRIKYLQARVDMIFTPGPPSTPKHKKSQKGGAFSYPSQQSPRNEPYVAKASTADTEDQSMMGKFVKVERQVNDMGKKLDFLVDMHMHHMEQLQIQVAEISPLKETASPAREKREENKYSELKTIIYKYTEQCSRETPYNFQQVPVNKVSPYGFSARGHMTHSQPLSIGGQSSGKLQATPSSTSYAERPTVLPIFTLMDSQVSYHSQGDLQSPYSDKVSPRQRRSLTRDSDTPLSLLSVNHEELERSPSGFSISQERDDFPFGPNGGSAWMREKRYLAEGETDTDTDPFTPSGSMPLSSTGDGISDSIWTPSNKPV from the exons GTTTCTGATTGTCTTGGGGTGTTTGATCTTAGCTGTCCTGACAACTTTCAAGGAGTATGAGACGGTTTCTGGAGACTGGCTGCTCTTGCTG GAAACTTTTGCCATTTTCATCTTTGGAGCAGAGTTTGCCTTAAGAATCTGGGCTGCTGGCTGTTGCTGTCGCTACAAAGGATGGAGGGGGAGACTCAAATTTGCCAGGAAACCTTTGTGCATGCTGG ATATCTTTGTGCTGATTGCCTCAGTGCCAGTGGTTGCTGTTGGGAACCAGGGCAATGTTCTGGCAACATCTCTCAGAAGCCTCCGCTTCCTTCAGATCCTACGGATGCTCCGAATGGACAGGCGGGGCGGCACGTGGAAGCTTTTAGGATCAGCTATTTGTGCACATAGCAAA GAACTCATCACTGCTTGGTACATCGGGTTCCTGACACTCATCTTATCCTCATTTCTTGTTTATCTGGTTGAAAAAGATGTTCCAGAAAAAGATGCTAATGGGGTGGAGATGAAAGAGGAGTTTGAAACCTATGCAGATGCACTGTGGTGGGGGCTG ATCACCCTCGCTACGATTGGATACGGCGACAAGACCCCCAAAACATGGGAGGGACGGCTGATTGCAGCCACATTCTCTCTCATTGGAGTAtctttctttgctcttcctgCA GGCATTTTGGGATCAGGGCTGGCATTGAAGGTCCAGGAGCAACATCGtcaaaaacattttgagaaaagaagaaagccGGCAGCTGAGCTCATTCAG GCTGCCTGGAGATACTATGCTACTAACCCCAACAGGATTGATTTAGTCGCTACCTGGAGGTTTTATGAATCAATTGtatcatttccatttttcag GAAAGAGCAATTGGATGGTACTGCCAG TAATGTCATGTTTAGTAGGGAGTCATTCTTTGGATCAAGCCTCACAAGAAAACTTAG CCAAAAGCTGGGTCTCTTGGATCGGGTTCGTGGTACCAATACTAAAGGAAAGCTATTTACCCCTCTGAATGTAGATGCCATTGAAGAAAGTCCTTCAAAAGAGCCTAAGAATGTTGTCTTGAATAATAAGGAGCGTTTTCGCACTGCATTCCGAATGAAAGCATACGCTTTTTGGCAAAGCTCGGAAG ATGCAGGAACAGGGGAACCCATGGCAGAAGACAGAGGCGACAGTAGTGATTTCCCTATGGAAGATATGATCCCCACATTCAAGACAGCCATCCGAGCTGTCAG AATACTACAGTTTCGtctctataaaaaaaaattcaaggagACTTTGAGGCCTTATGATGTAAAGGATGTGATAGAGCAATACTCAGCAGGGCATCTTGATATGCTTTCCAGAATAAAATACCTTCAGGCAAG agTAGATATGATTTTTACACCTGGACCTCCATCTACTCCCAAGCATAAGAAATCCCAAAAGGGAGGAGCTTTTTCTTACCCTTCACAACAGTCTCCCAG aaATGAACCATATGTAGCCAAAGCCTCTACAGCTGATACTGAAGACCAAAGTATGATGGGCAAATTTGTTAAAGTTGAGAGACAG GTAAATGACATGGGGAAGAAACTGGATTTCCTTGTTGATATGCATATGCATCATATGGAACAGCTGCAGATCCAAGTTGCTGAGATAAGTCCATTGAAAGAAACCGCTTCTCCTgcaagggagaagagagaagaaaacaaatattctgaattaaaaacaataatatataaatacactGAGCAGTGTTCTCGTGAAACTCCTTACAACTTCCAGCAGGTTCCAGTCAACAAAGTCAGCCCCTATGGTTTCTCAGCACGGGGTCATATGACTCACTCACAACCTTTATCAATAGGTGGGCAAAGCTCTGGCAAACTGCAAGCCACACCTTCCTCAACTTCATATGCAGAAAGGCCAACAGTTTTGCCTATATTTACATTAATGGACTCCCAGGTTAGCTACCATTCCCAAGGGGACCTTCAAAGCCCTTACTCAGATAAGGTGTCTCCGAGGCAGAGAAGGAGCCTAACGAGAGACAGCGATACTCCATTGTCCCTTCTCTCTGTCAACCATGAGGAACTCGAGCGCTCCCCAAGCGGCTTCAGCATCTCCCAAGAGAGAGACGATTTCCCCTTTGGCCCCAACGGGGGATCAGCATGGATGAGAGAGAAACGCTACCTAGCAGAGGGGgagacagacacagacacagacccTTTCACACCAAGTGGCTCCATGCCCTTGTCCTCTACAGGAGATGGGATTTCAGATTCAATATGGACCCCTTCAAACAAGCCAGTTTAA
- the KCNQ3 gene encoding potassium voltage-gated channel subfamily KQT member 3 isoform X3: MVRFLIVLGCLILAVLTTFKEYETVSGDWLLLLETFAIFIFGAEFALRIWAAGCCCRYKGWRGRLKFARKPLCMLDIFVLIASVPVVAVGNQGNVLATSLRSLRFLQILRMLRMDRRGGTWKLLGSAICAHSKELITAWYIGFLTLILSSFLVYLVEKDVPEKDANGVEMKEEFETYADALWWGLITLATIGYGDKTPKTWEGRLIAATFSLIGVSFFALPAGILGSGLALKVQEQHRQKHFEKRRKPAAELIQAAWRYYATNPNRIDLVATWRFYESIVSFPFFRKEQLDGTASNVMFSRESFFGSSLTRKLSQKLGLLDRVRGTNTKGKLFTPLNVDAIEESPSKEPKNVVLNNKERFRTAFRMKAYAFWQSSEDAGTGEPMAEDRGDSSDFPMEDMIPTFKTAIRAVRILQFRLYKKKFKETLRPYDVKDVIEQYSAGHLDMLSRIKYLQARVDMIFTPGPPSTPKHKKSQKGGAFSYPSQQSPRNEPYVAKASTADTEDQSMMGKFVKVERQVNDMGKKLDFLVDMHMHHMEQLQIQVAEISPLKETASPAREKREENKYSELKTIIYKYTEQCSRETPYNFQQVPVNKVSPYGFSARGHMTHSQPLSIGGQSSGKLQATPSSTSYAERPTVLPIFTLMDSQVSYHSQGDLQSPYSDKVSPRQRRSLTRDSDTPLSLLSVNHEELERSPSGFSISQERDDFPFGPNGGSAWMREKRYLAEGETDTDTDPFTPSGSMPLSSTGDGISDSIWTPSNKPV; this comes from the exons GTTTCTGATTGTCTTGGGGTGTTTGATCTTAGCTGTCCTGACAACTTTCAAGGAGTATGAGACGGTTTCTGGAGACTGGCTGCTCTTGCTG GAAACTTTTGCCATTTTCATCTTTGGAGCAGAGTTTGCCTTAAGAATCTGGGCTGCTGGCTGTTGCTGTCGCTACAAAGGATGGAGGGGGAGACTCAAATTTGCCAGGAAACCTTTGTGCATGCTGG ATATCTTTGTGCTGATTGCCTCAGTGCCAGTGGTTGCTGTTGGGAACCAGGGCAATGTTCTGGCAACATCTCTCAGAAGCCTCCGCTTCCTTCAGATCCTACGGATGCTCCGAATGGACAGGCGGGGCGGCACGTGGAAGCTTTTAGGATCAGCTATTTGTGCACATAGCAAA GAACTCATCACTGCTTGGTACATCGGGTTCCTGACACTCATCTTATCCTCATTTCTTGTTTATCTGGTTGAAAAAGATGTTCCAGAAAAAGATGCTAATGGGGTGGAGATGAAAGAGGAGTTTGAAACCTATGCAGATGCACTGTGGTGGGGGCTG ATCACCCTCGCTACGATTGGATACGGCGACAAGACCCCCAAAACATGGGAGGGACGGCTGATTGCAGCCACATTCTCTCTCATTGGAGTAtctttctttgctcttcctgCA GGCATTTTGGGATCAGGGCTGGCATTGAAGGTCCAGGAGCAACATCGtcaaaaacattttgagaaaagaagaaagccGGCAGCTGAGCTCATTCAG GCTGCCTGGAGATACTATGCTACTAACCCCAACAGGATTGATTTAGTCGCTACCTGGAGGTTTTATGAATCAATTGtatcatttccatttttcag GAAAGAGCAATTGGATGGTACTGCCAG TAATGTCATGTTTAGTAGGGAGTCATTCTTTGGATCAAGCCTCACAAGAAAACTTAG CCAAAAGCTGGGTCTCTTGGATCGGGTTCGTGGTACCAATACTAAAGGAAAGCTATTTACCCCTCTGAATGTAGATGCCATTGAAGAAAGTCCTTCAAAAGAGCCTAAGAATGTTGTCTTGAATAATAAGGAGCGTTTTCGCACTGCATTCCGAATGAAAGCATACGCTTTTTGGCAAAGCTCGGAAG ATGCAGGAACAGGGGAACCCATGGCAGAAGACAGAGGCGACAGTAGTGATTTCCCTATGGAAGATATGATCCCCACATTCAAGACAGCCATCCGAGCTGTCAG AATACTACAGTTTCGtctctataaaaaaaaattcaaggagACTTTGAGGCCTTATGATGTAAAGGATGTGATAGAGCAATACTCAGCAGGGCATCTTGATATGCTTTCCAGAATAAAATACCTTCAGGCAAG agTAGATATGATTTTTACACCTGGACCTCCATCTACTCCCAAGCATAAGAAATCCCAAAAGGGAGGAGCTTTTTCTTACCCTTCACAACAGTCTCCCAG aaATGAACCATATGTAGCCAAAGCCTCTACAGCTGATACTGAAGACCAAAGTATGATGGGCAAATTTGTTAAAGTTGAGAGACAG GTAAATGACATGGGGAAGAAACTGGATTTCCTTGTTGATATGCATATGCATCATATGGAACAGCTGCAGATCCAAGTTGCTGAGATAAGTCCATTGAAAGAAACCGCTTCTCCTgcaagggagaagagagaagaaaacaaatattctgaattaaaaacaataatatataaatacactGAGCAGTGTTCTCGTGAAACTCCTTACAACTTCCAGCAGGTTCCAGTCAACAAAGTCAGCCCCTATGGTTTCTCAGCACGGGGTCATATGACTCACTCACAACCTTTATCAATAGGTGGGCAAAGCTCTGGCAAACTGCAAGCCACACCTTCCTCAACTTCATATGCAGAAAGGCCAACAGTTTTGCCTATATTTACATTAATGGACTCCCAGGTTAGCTACCATTCCCAAGGGGACCTTCAAAGCCCTTACTCAGATAAGGTGTCTCCGAGGCAGAGAAGGAGCCTAACGAGAGACAGCGATACTCCATTGTCCCTTCTCTCTGTCAACCATGAGGAACTCGAGCGCTCCCCAAGCGGCTTCAGCATCTCCCAAGAGAGAGACGATTTCCCCTTTGGCCCCAACGGGGGATCAGCATGGATGAGAGAGAAACGCTACCTAGCAGAGGGGgagacagacacagacacagacccTTTCACACCAAGTGGCTCCATGCCCTTGTCCTCTACAGGAGATGGGATTTCAGATTCAATATGGACCCCTTCAAACAAGCCAGTTTAA